The Podospora pseudocomata strain CBS 415.72m chromosome 1 map unlocalized CBS415.72m_1, whole genome shotgun sequence genome has a segment encoding these proteins:
- the REV3 gene encoding DNA polymerase zeta (EggNog:ENOG503NW07; COG:L; BUSCO:EOG092602FH) has protein sequence MESFRVRLNCIDHYQATPTRYDPQLRKDYRASQAAKEPKLPVVRVFGSTETGQKVCAHIHGAFPYLYVEYRGPLEKKLVSEFILKLHASIDQALAVSYRKDRDRDRPRFVARITLVKGVPFYGFHVGYRFYLKLYMLNPLVMTRLADLLQQGSIMNRKFQPYEAHLQFLLQFMTDYNLYGCDYIEVGNVRFRSPIPGPAGPEDAPRIWDSNTIPPQFITDDFELPRSSHCEIEVDICVQDILNRREVKERPLHHDFIEREHPLPADIKLVHSMAGLWKDETKRRKKLSGDSSDGSSPFPPEVLVSMSANPRHTSPPGWIQEAEYRKQLQQLIEAEVDDEDYRELTFSNYVQPLPLEDTIPTTLQSVEDMFPENLLRALGLEDRLIQENPDVVRNIEIDEEKILELEMGEEARQLFPEDSEENKAKKGDQATEPADSTVCAGSKAQIASDLKETEAIANLQRTVDEIGGGTAVSGKRIGRRPNIPIPRGIFSEAQRLGLVLMEDGLPPGAPREDKKRPSSTQPDSRPPKRPRLRQSESDAGVLEKTGLGAKPFSVTEASNKPPVTGQAQSSQPKPAIKGNPQKQGKHPALSFPVVKDPQNPHTQLRLSQQHGSQQSDNETPKKHVTFDFSMSTRGPQSEQDKSPAITSSEDSPVTPKAVRLSGKPKYHWDGPTTMFVLHSQPPTAQEVLSTMQTYGLPDVIYRDAFYSQDEDVPRRPREYAGKEYRLGSDTLPYLPDFDPKGESPATYGIKPEQGPDLAGLELSYKEQRMACTLRTWEIATPPPAFQEVSQWWDGKQKKRSTSSKKPGDKHSPLTGTQSANPNLMSQIIGATPKNKHGFRYSQKAKSTSVQHEAQYMSTMSLEIHVNTRGKLVPNPEEDEIQCLFWCMRSDEQVLFGGSQAENGTLSGIIVLSEDGLLAEQIRKQMPSKVDVVAEESELELMNKIVEIVRMHDPDILTGYEVHGGSWGYVVERAGRQYGYDLCNEFSRMKSSSPSFGKSGREADRWGFNTTSTIHVTGRHVINVWRAMRGELNLLQYTMENVVWHLLHRRMPHFSWKDLTEWYKSGRPRDLAKVLRYHLKRTRMNIEILEANELIPRTSEQARLLGVDFFSVFSRGSQFKVESIMFRIAKPENFLLVSPSRKQVGAQNALECLPLVMEPLSSFYTSPVLVLDFQSLYPSVMIAYNYCYSTCLGRIVNWRGTNKMGFTEYKRREGLLKLLEPHINIAPNGLMYTKPTIRKSLLAKMLTEILETRVMVKSGMKQDKDDKTLQQLLNNRQLALKLLANVTYGYTSASFSGRMPCSEIADSIVQTGRETLERAIAYIHSVDRWKAEVVYGDTDSLFVHLPGRTREQAFALGREMAEEITDVNPRPVKLKFEKVYQPCVLLAKKRYVGYKYEHPGQEAPEFDAKGIETVRRDGTPAEQMIEEKALRILFETADLSKVKAYFQTQCSKIMKGSVSVQDFCFAREVKLGSYSAKGPGPAGALIAGKKMSEDARAEPQYGERVPYVVVTGAPGARLIDRCVAPEELLERGVTEGLELDAEYYIGKNLIPPLERIFNLVGANVRAWYEEVPKVQMVKKGQQQRAVSDGENVGAKAKKTLEHFLASRTCLACGVKMAPAPPAPAFAEEVDEEEKMPLCERCKEDELGTMVVLQGRLNSQRKGYNDLVKICQSCVGLGSWDGGDQEVKCDSKDCPVFYSRVRQRAKVQGEGVVLEGVIRGLGDKVAKGSTGLDW, from the exons ATGGAGTCGTTCCGCGTCCGCCTCAACTGTATCGATCATTACCAAGCCACGCCCACGCGATATGATCCCCAATTACGAAAGGACTATCGCGCCTCTCAGGCGGCGAAGGAACCCAAGCTTCCCGTCGTTCGCGTTTTCGGGTCGACTGAGACAGGGCAGAAGGTCTGCGCTCACATTCACGGCGCGTTCCCTTATCTGTACGTTGAGTACCGTGGGCCATTAGAGAAGAAACTGG TGTCTGAATTCATCCTCAAGCTCCATGCGTCCATTGATCAAGCTCTGGCTGTCAGCTATAGAAAAGATCGAGATCGGGACCGGCCGCGTTTCGTTGCTCGAATCACGCTTGTCAAAGGAGTTCCATTTTACGGCTTCCATGTGGGGTACCGATTCTACCTCAAGCTCTACATGCTCAACCCCCTGGTCATGACCAGGCTGGCCGACCTGCTTCAGCAGGGGTCGATCATGAACCGCAAGTTCCAGCCTTATGAAGCTCACCTTCAGTTCCTCCTCCAGTTTATGACCGACTACAATCTGTACGGCTGCGACTACATCGAGGTCGGCAACGTACGGTTTCGGTCTCCCATTCCGGGCCCTGCCGGCCCGGAAGATGCTCCGCGAATATGGGACAGCAACACGATCCCACCACAGTTCATCACAGACGACTTTGAGCTGCCTCGTTCAAGCCATTGCGAAATCGAAGTGGACATATGCGTGCAAGATATTCTCAATCGCCGGGAAGTGAAAGAACGGCCGCTTCACCATGATTTCATCGAGCGGGAACACCCCTTACCGGCCGACATCAAGCTTGTTCACAGCATGGCTGGGCTGTGGAAGGATGAGACCAAGCGGAGGAAAAAGCTATCAGGAGATTCGAGTGACGGCAGCAGTCCGTTTCCCCCTGAGGTCTTGGTCTCTATGTCGGCCAACCCACGCCATACTTCACCACCTGGTTGGATCCAGGAGGCAGAGTATCGCAAGCAGCTTCAGCAACTCATTGAAGCTGAGGTCGACGATGAGGACTACAGAGAGCTCACATTCTCCAACTATGTCCAGCCGCTCCCTTTGGAGGACACCATTCCGACAACTCTACAGTCCGTCGAGGATATGTTTCCGGAGAACCTGCTTCGTGCCTTGGGTCTCGAAGACAGATTGATACAGGAGAATCCGGACGTTGTGAGGAACATTGAAATCGACGAGGAAAAGATTCTGGAACTCGAAATGGGCGAAGAGGCACGGCAGCTCTTTCCGGAGGACTCGGAAGAGAACAAGGCCAAGAAAGGAGACCAGGCGACGGAGCCAGCTGATTCAACTGTTTGCGCTGGTTCCAAGGCCCAAATAGCATCAGACTTGAAAGAAACCGAAGCGATCGCAAACCTGCAACGCACAGTCGACGAAATCGGTGGTGGTACCGCTGTCAGCGGCAAGCGTATTGGCAGGCGGCCCAACATCCCGATACCCAGGGGCATCTTCAGTGAGGCTCAAAGGCTGGGGTTAGTATTGATGGAGGATGGGTTGCCTCCTGGAGCACCGAGAGAAGATAAAAAACGCCCTTCATCGACACAGCCAGACAGCCGTCCACCAAAGAGGCCAAGGCTCAGACAATCGGAAAGCGATGCGGGCGTCCTCGAGAAAACTGGTCTTGGTGCTAAGCCATTCTCGGTCACAGaagccagcaacaagccaCCTGTGACAGGACAGGCTCAATCCTCACAGCCAAAGCCTGCTATAAAGGGAAACCCGCAGAAGCAAGGCAAGCACCCGGCTCTGAGCTTTCCTGTGGTAAAGGATCCTCAGAACCCACATACTCAGCTGAGACTCAGTCAGCAACATGGCTCACAGCAGAGCGACAATGAGACACCGAAGAAGCATGTAACCTTTGACTTTTCCATGTCCACCAGGGGACCTCAGTCAGAGCAGGATAAGAGTCCAGCCATCACAAGCTCAGAAGACTCTCCGGTCACCCCAAAGGCAGTGAGACTGTCTGGAAAGCCAAAGTACCATTGGGATGGTCCAACAACCATGTTTGTTCTCCACAGCCAACCGCCAACAGCCCAAGAGGTGTTGTCCACCATGCAGACCTACGGACTACCAGACGTCATCTACCGAGATGCTTTCTACAGTCAAGACGAAGATGTCCCTCGGCGGCCACGAGAGTACGCAGGCAAAGAGTACCGTTTGGGAAGCGACACCCTTCCTTACCTTCCCGACTTTGATCCCAAAGGCGAGTCACCAGCAACATATGGCATCAAACCGGAGCAGGGTCCTGATTTGGCGGGACTGGAGCTGTCATACAAAGAACAGCGGATGGCATGCACTTTACGAACCTGGGAAATCGCCACGCCACCGCCTGCCTTCCAAGAGGTCAGCCAGTGGTGGGATGGcaagcaaaagaagaggtCTACGTCTTCCAAAAAGCCGGGGGATAAGCACTCTCCTTTGACCGGCACACAGAGCGCAAACCCGAATCTCATGTCGCAGATCATCGGCGCGACACCGAAAAACAAACATGGGTTCAGATACTCCCAGAAGGCCAAATCAACCAGTGTCCAGCATGAGGCTCAATACATGAGCACCATGAGTCTAGAGATCCACGTCAATACCCGCGGGAAGCTGGTGCCGAACCCAGAAGAGGACGAGATTCAGTGCCTCTTTTGGTGCATGCGATCTGACGAGCAGGTCCTCTTTGGAGGAAGTCAAGCCGAGAACGGCACACTGAGCGGGATCATTGTCTTGTCGGAAGACGGTCTCCTGGCGGAACAGATCCGCAAGCAAATGCCTAGCAAGGTTGACGTGGTGGCGGAAGAAAGCGAGCTCGAGCTCATGAACAAGATTGTGGAGATTGTGAGGATGCACGATCCTGACATCTTGACCGGGTATGAAGTCCATGGTGGCTCGTGGGGGTacgtggtggagagggcgggcAGGCAGTACGGGTATGATCTCTGCAACGAGTTCTCGCGGATGAAGTCTTCGTCACCTTCGTTTGGAAAGTCAGGGAGGGAGGCTGATCGCTGGGGGTTCAACACGACGTCTACGATTCACGTTACCGGGAGGCACGTGATCAATGTTTGGAGGGCCATGCGGGGAGAGCTGAACCTGCTGCAGTACACCATGGAGAACGTGGTCTGGCACTTGCTGCACCGGAGGATGCCGCATTTCTCGTGGAAGGACCTGACGGAGTGGTACAAAAGCGGGCGGCCGAGGGATCTGGCCAAGGTGTTGCGGTATCATCTCAAGAGGACAAGGATGAATATCGAGATCCTCGAGGCCAACGAGCTGATCCCCCGAACGAGCGAGCAGGCCAGGCTGTTGGGAGTGGATTTCTTCTCTGTCTTCTCCCGCGGCTCTCAGTTCAAGGTCGAGTCCATCATGTTCCGCATCGCCAAGCCAGAGAACTTCCTGCTTGTTTCCCCGAGCAGAAAGCAAGTCGGCGCGCAAAACGCGCTCGAATGCCTACCCTTGGTCATGGAGCCCCTGAGCAGCTTTTACACCAGCCCCGTGTTGGTGCTGGACTTTCAATCCCTCTACCCCAGCGTCATGATCGCGTACAACTACTGCTACTCCACCTGCCTCGGCCGCATCGTCAACTGGCGCGGCACCAACAAGATGGGGTTCACCGAGTACAAACGCCGGGAGGGCctgctcaagctcctcgagCCGCACATCAACATCGCCCCCAACGGGCTGATGTACACCAAGCCCACCATTCGCAAGTCTTTGCTGGCCAAGATGCTGACGGAAATCCTCGAGACGAGAGTCATGGTCAAGTCGGGGATGAAGCAAGACAAAGACGACAAGACGCTCCAGCAGCTGCTGAACAACAGGCAGCTTGCGCTCAAGCTGCTTGCTAACGTCACGTATGGGTACACCTCTGCATCGTTTTCCGGGCGGATGCCGTGTTCGGAGATAGCGGACAGTATTGTCCAGACCGGCAGGGAAACGTTGGAAAGAGCGATAGCGTACATCCACAGCGTGGACAGGTGGAAGGCAGAGGTGGTGTACGGGGATACAGACTCGCTGTTTGTCCACCTCCCCGGCCGGACTCGGGAGCAGGCCTTTGCCCTGGGGCGggagatggcggaggagatcaCGGACGTGAACCCGAGGCCGGTGAAGCTCAAGTTTGAAAAGGTGTACCAGCCGTGCGTCTTGCTCGCGAAGAAGAGGTACGTAGGGTACAAATATGAGCATCCGGGCCAGGAAGCGCCAGAGTTTGACGCCAAGGGGATCGAGACGGTGCGGAGGGACGGAACGCCGGCCGAGCAGATGATCGAGGAGAAGGCCTTGCGGATCCTGTTCGAGACGGCGGATTTGAGCAAAGTGAAGGCGTACTTCCAGACCCAGTGCTCAAAGATCATGAAGGGGAGCGTCTCGGTGCAGGACTTTTGCTTCGCGAGGGAGGTGAAACTGGGGAGCTATAGCGCCAAGGGACCCGGGCCGGCGGGTGCGTTGATAGCGGGCAAGAAAATGTCGGAGGATGCGAGGGCTGAGCCGCAGTACGGGGAAAGGGTGCCGTACGTGGTTGTCACCGGGGCTCCCGGCGCGAGGTTGATTGATCGGTGCGTTGCGCcggaggagctgttggagaggggggtgacGGAGGGGCTGGAGCTGGATGCGGAGTATTATATTGGCAAGAATTTAATACCGCCGCTGGAGAGGATATTCAACTTGGTGGGCGCAAATGTGAGGGCTTGGTATGAGGAGGTTCCGAAGGTGcagatggtgaagaaggggcagcaacagcgtGCGGTATCGGACGGGGAGAATGTTGGTgccaaggcgaagaagacgTTGGAGCACTTTCTTGCTTCGAGGACCTGCTTGGCTTGTGGGGTGAAGATGGCACCGGCACCGCCAGCCCCTGCTTTTgcagaggaggtggatgaggaggagaagatgccACTTTGCGAGAGGTgcaaggaggatgagctgggGACCATGGTGGTGTTACAGGGGAGGTTGAACAGTCAGAGGAAGGGGTACAACGACTTGGTGAAGATTTGCCAGAGCTGTGTCGGGCTGGGGTcgtgggatggaggggaccAGGAGGTGAAGTGTGACAGCAAAGACTGCCCGGTGTTCTATAGCAGGGTGAGGCAGCGGGCAAAGGTgcaaggggagggagtggtgctggagggagTCATCAGGGGGCTAGGGGATAAGGTTGCTAAGGGCTCTACGGGGTTGGATTGGTGA
- a CDS encoding uncharacterized protein (COG:U; EggNog:ENOG503NZET): MATSVASDKPVEALGPGEVADPFVISPSGPTHLRHSNFDGHLLALAPGASAEQTKRAIQAHLRDTERRMEEAGKLGTALVQQQKELTEKLREVERLQSEAELDPDLRQRLLDIEKDYSEVARDSARALLPKQRVPSSESQGSPYAAEGKAGRRSVSPSKFETLATPSPTKFSVPNRKLRNQPASRIHDIEFAAEISTSLIAQVRNLQALLSEREEELKESKADRARLELEAEGFQQHIKSLDESESRYKDENWNLETQIHELMASQKEAAEREKKLTQALAALQSEKNATQRELEEVKDSMTKQEEKHSAAIRNLEIELGTSRRSAVSFESERLTLQKRVDELTSQNQELAKAFSAQRGRMLERESTRGVSDEDRNSGSDRNTGPEQSPPPSPLKMTPRHSGLETETLKTSLGHAQRTIQTLRTNIHREKTEKLELKRMLQDARDEVEKLRSDPHPAPKKNRKLDAREAKKPNFKVTQLGGHRPSRIEVVEDPDWDDVSEAPSPRTNPFRGSSSRIPNLSIGTIQESSSDHFETAHEGGFDTATEASEAFETAHERGTETTETEDFETGLENITTDESEDTATETESGPRLARGAESIRRPPPLPASQDSYSFDSTASTSSDEEYGYVDVRSPSANPAQRMRARMNRGSMSQRQRQLSEDPSTAQSSPLGAPVHRGSITATPQQSLFAELNNMDNSDDDSYGGTPARSLRSMTPATPASVIRGHLSPAPDVPRMPIKRVTMVDSGMMTEPVDVRDLVESGVLSDGEGSISAPPSVIHMERSRPRTMESVIARQRSMESVIGPKRSMESVVRPKRSMQSVIGPHTSVESVIGPRKSSQWLGSELNQGRPASVMSYSDVSVQHDSDAEDRPAQFPSPSTSPRQRALLPTPVVVPPQTLSLSSIQSEDIAPVIEPELLPMPPSLSLSAILTQHTEPVREPEVPPPKLTLAPVLSQNVEPVAPVPPVLSVPATASLDIEPVSEPEVVPAPLSLSAVLGEQIEPIAEPEPTPVVLSLSSVHAFHDVEPVPEPEPVPAPLSFSAVLSTAVEPIAEVVPTPAALSISSVHTYHDFEPIEAPEPEPVPLSMSTICAEEVEPTAPPSPILLSFASIVAEDVEPVEQPFDLPAPAVVPVVAARSVETKLEAPASPPLSFSSIKSEAVEPRQEPEPAAPAFGLAPIQSQDVEPREVPLPALSISTLKTWDVEPQDPPAPALSLSSVQACAVEPVEAVRPPLSLSAVAALDVEPCEAPLPVLSLSSVRQTLDVEPREEPVVPPPALSLASIQSQAVEPLEAPEVPAPLLSISAIGSQVVVDPVEPEEPKSILPPLTISAIQSLQTEPSEGRSPKRNAFIIPRGTDGEEQGAQALEEQPAQKQPAQKQPAQKQPAQKQPVLTADQGVQTTLTSEAIDQLLLANSQQSLPPHDLERSSSHLSMGTPSTVRINRARQGSFDSTLRSKGKAATDTVTEPIDAVLLRRPGSSASIRSSAEDIVPPLPANHKEAIEAARTNSSGGGQETINSMPPPLFPASAMRPRTPTHRRPLSPAGAAGNGGRATPTPRAHKNGSIREMPEVHSPSRMTARSRKSSISSFASEVDTRFNIHPEGGYDTSGLGPNTDPRMIQAITQTMIGEYLWKYTRKAGRGEMSENRHRRYFWVHPYTRTLYWSDRDPSSAGRHELRAKSVPIEAVRVVADDNPMPPGLHRKSLVIVSPGRTIKFTCTTGQRHETWFNALSYLLLRTSNDGQSDAEEMAGHITSADVDEFNPSYGKRMPHGTRGAPSLSSYNSRTVRESPTMDHYLNVPTLTPSRSKISQQQQQQQQQQPPQAARSSGTLSRISGYWKDSKVLGGTFGSLRSRSVSGRDTAQSMYESSEVQDSAEDLRQIIEQQDREADRLENVRACCDGKSMS; encoded by the exons ATGGCGACTTCGGTTGCATCTGACAAGCCCGTCGAGGCTTTGGGTCCCGGAGAGGTTGCTGACCCTTTCGTCATAAGTCCGTCCGGCCCGACACATCTTCGGCATTCCAACTTCGATGgccacctcctcgcccttgcTCCCGGCGCTTCGGCCGAGCAAACAAAACGCGCCATTCAGGCCCATCTGCGGGATACCGAACGGCGAAtggaggaagctggaaaGCTGGGTACCGCACTTGTACAACAGCAGAAGGAGCTCACGGAAAAGCTTCGGGAGGTGGAGCGCTTGCAATCGGAAGCCGAACTTGATCCCGACCTGCGCCAAAGACTCTTGGATATCGAGAAGGATTACAGTGAGGTGGCGAGGGACAGTGCGCGCGCTTTGCTTCCAAAGCAGAGGGTTCCCAGCAGTGAGTCTCAAGGGTCGCCTTATGCCGCCGAGGGCAAGGCTGGGAGG CGTTCTGTGAGCCCCTCCAAGTTCGAAACGTTGGCGACCCCATCTCCCACCAAGTTCAGTGTCCCCAATCGAAAGTTGCGCAATCAGCCTGCCAGTCGGATCCACGATATCGAATTCGCTGCCGAAATCAGTACCTCGTTGATTGCACAAGTTCGAAATCTTCAAGCCCTTCTGTCggagagagaagaggagctcaaggagagcAAGGCGGACAGGGCGAGACTTGAACTCGAGGCCGAAGGCTTCCAACAACACATCAAAAGCCTGGACGAGAGCGAGTCCCGATACAAGGATGAGAACTGGAACCTCGAGACGCAAATCCACGAGCTCATGGCATCGCAGAAGGAGGCTGCGGAGCGCGAGAAGAAACTCACGCAGGCTTTGGCTGCTTTGCAATCTGAAAAGAACGCCACCCAGCGAGAGCTGGAAGAGGTCAAGGATAGCATGaccaagcaggaggagaagcactCGGCAGCTATCAGAAATCTCGAGATCGAGCTTGGCACCAGCCGGCGCAGTGCGGTATCCTTCGAATCGGAACGCTTGACACTTCAGAAGAGGGTCGACGAACTCACAAGCCAGAATCAGGAGCTAGCCAAGGCGTTCTCAGCCCAGCGGGGCAGGATGCTGGAGCGGGAATCCACTCGTGGTGTGAGTGATGAGGATCGCAACTCCGGTAGCGACAGAAACACCGGCCCCGAGCAGTcaccgcctccttcgcctctGAAAATGACACCTCGCCACTCCGGACTCGAGACCGAAACTCTCAAGACTTCTCTCGGCCATGCTCAACGTACCATCCAGACTCTCAGGACCAACATCCATCGCGAGAAAACCGAAAAGCTGGAGCTGAAGCGCATGCTCCAGGATGCCCGCGAtgaggtcgagaagctgagaAGCGATCCTCACCCGGCGCCCAAGAAGAACCGCAAGCTTGATGCCAgggaggccaagaagccgaACTTCAAGGTCACGCAGTTGGGTGGCCACCGACCGAGCAGAATCGAAGTGGTGGAAGACCCTGACTGGGATGATGTTTCCGAAGCGCCCTCTCCTCGGACGAATCCGTTCCGTGGCTCAAGCTCTCGGATACCCAACCTCAGTATCGGTACCATCCAGGAATCGAGCAGCGATCACTTCGAGACGGCTCACGAGGGTGGCTTCGACACCGCGACTGAGGCCAGCGAGGCTTTCGAGACTGCCCACGAAAGGGGCACTGAGACGACCGAAACGGAAGACTTTGAGACTGGTCTTGAGAACATCACCACGGACGAATCCGAGGACACGGCAACCGAGACAGAATCCGGGCCGAGGCTAGCTCGGGGTGCAGAGTCGATAaggcgtcctcctcctttgcccGCAAGCCAAGACTCGTACTCGTTCGACAGCACGGCGTCAACTTCGAGCGACGAGGAGTATGGCTACGTGGACGTGAGATCACCATCTGCGAACCCTGCCCAGCGGATGCGGGCGCGCATGAACCGTGGATCCATGAGCCAACGTCAACGGCAGCTTAGTGAAGATCCGTCTACCGCACAGAGCAGCCCTCTCGGCGCCCCCGTTCATCGCGGTAGCATCACGGCAACGCCTCAGCAGAGCCTGTTTGCCGAGTTGAACAACATGGATaacagtgatgatgattcATACGGTGGTACCCCCGCCCGCAGTCTCCGTTCCATGACGCCTGCCACACCCGCCAGCGTGATTAGAGGCCATCTCTCGCCAGCTCCCGATGTCCCGAGGATGCCGATCAAGAGGGTGACCATGGTCGACAGTGGGATGATGACAGAGCCAGTGGACGTTCGTGACCTTGTTGAGTCTGGCGTGCTCAGTGATGGGGAGGGCTCAATCTCGGCTCCACCAAGTGTCATTCACATGGAACGGAGTCGTCCAAGAACGATGGAGTCTGTGATTGCCCGTCAGAGATCTATGGAGTCTGTCATTGGGCCCAAGAGATCTATGGAGTCTGTTGTTAGACCTAAGAGGTCCATGCAGTCTGTCATCGGACCTCACACATCTGTGGAATCTGTCATCGGCCCCAGAAAGTCCAGTCAATGGCTGGGAAGCGAACTCAACCAGGGCCGTCCGGCATCGGTCATGTCGTACAGCGATGTCAGCGTCCAGCATGATTCGGATGCGGAAGACAGGCCTGCGCAATTCCCATCTCCTTCGACCTCACCTCGGCAGCGTGCTCTGCTCCCCACTCCCGTTGTCGTCCCACCGCAGACTCTGAGCCTTTCGAGCATCCAGTCGGAAGACATTGCGCCTGTCATTGAGCCCGAGCTTCTTCCAATGCCCCCTTCGCTGAGCTTGTCTGCCATTTTGACACAGCACACGGAGCCAGTGCGAGAGCCAGAGGTGCCTCCGCCGAAGCTCACTCTTGCACCAGTCTTGTCTCAGAACGTCGAGCCCGTGGCTCCTGTGCCACCAGTTCTGAGCGTGCCTGCCACTGCTTCTCTGGATATCGAGCCAGTTTCGGAGCCGGAGGTTGTTCCAGCTCCCCTATCGCTCTCGGCAGTTCTTGGTGAGCAAATCGAGCCAATTGCAGAGCCCGAGCCCACCCCTGtggttctctctctctcttccgtCCATGCTTTCCATGACGTTGAGCCCGTTCCCGAACCTGAGCCGGTTCCTGCGCCTCTCAGCTTCTCGGCTGTCTTGTCGACGGCGGTGGAGCCTATTGCCGAGGTGGTGCCAACACCGGCGGCGCTCTCCATTTCGAGCGTACATACCTACCATGATTTCGAGCCTATCGAGGccccagagccagagcctgTTCCTCTGTCCATGTCGACAATCTgcgcggaggaggtcgagccAACAGCTCCGCCATCCCCCATTCTTCTGTCATTCGCCAGCATCGTGGCCGAAGATGTCGAGCCAGTGGAGCAGCCATTCGACCTCCCAGCCCCAGCAGTTGTTCCTGTCGTTGCAGCACGCAGCGTGGAGACAAAGCTCGAGGCGCCCGCTTCGcctcctctttctttctcgtcTATCAAGTCAGAGGCCGTCGAGCCTCGCCAGGAGCCAGAGCCGGCTGCGCCCGCATTCGGTCTTGCCCCTATTCAGTCCCAGGACGTTGAGCCCCGCGAAGTGCCCCTTCCTGCGCTCTCCATATCGACGCTCAAGACCTGGGATGTTGAGCCTCAGGACCCGCCTGCGCCGGCGCTCTCCCTGTCAAGCGTCCAGGCTTGTGCTGTCGAACCTGTTGAGGCGGTCCGTCCGCCGCTGTCTTTGTCAGCTGTTGCGGCATTGGATGTCGAGCCTTGCGAGGCGCCTTTGCCGGTTCTCTCATTGTCATCCGTTCGGCAGACTTTGGATGTCGAGCCACGCGAAGAGCCAGTCGTCCCTCCCCCTGCCTTGTCCCTGGCATCCATTCAGTCGCAGGCTGTGGAGCCTCTCGAGGCTCCCGAGGTTCCAGCTCCTCTCTTGTCTATTTCGGCCATCGGCTCtcaagttgttgttgacccGGTCGAGCCAGAGGAGCCCAAGTCCATCCTCCCGCCGCTCACCATTTCTGCGATCCAGTCACTGCAAACCGAGCCAAGCGAGGGGCGCAGCCCCAAGAGAAATGCGTTCATCATTCCCCGTGGCACGGACGGCGAGGAGCAGGGTGCTCAGGCGTTAGAGGAGCAGCCCGCGCAGAAGCAGCCCGCGCAGAAGCAGCCCGCGCAGAAGCAGCCCGCGCAGAAGCAGCCCGTGCTTACTGCCGATCAGGGCGTTCAGACAACATTGACATCCGAGGCCATTGACCAGTTGCTCCTGGCAAATAGCCAGCAATCTCTTCCGCCACACGATCTTGAACGCTCCAGCTCACATCTCAGTATGGGCACCCCATCCACGGTTCGCATTAACCGGGCCCGCCAGGGCAGCTTCGACAGCACGCTGCGGTCGAAGGGCAAGGCTGCTACCGACACTGTCACTGAGCCTATTGATGCCGTACTTCTTAGGAGGCCAGGCAGCTCTGCTAGCATCAGGAGCTCCGCCGAGGACATTGTCCCGCCCCTGCCAGCCAACCACAAAGAAGCCATCGAGGCTGCGAGGACCAACTCTTCGGGCGGCGGTCAGGAAACCATCAACAGCATGCCACCGCCACTGTTCCCCGCCTCTGCCATGCGCCCGCGGACTCCCACGCATAGACGCCCCTTGTCACCCGCGGGTGCTGCTGGTAACGGTGGTCGTGCTACTCCCACACCACGTGCTCACAAGAATGGATCGATTCGCGAGATGCCCGAAGTCCATTCGCCGTCGAGAATGACAGCCCGCAGCCGCAAGTCCTCTATTTCATCCTTCGCATCCGAGGTCGACACTCGATTCAACATTCACCCCGAGGGCGGTTATGACACGTCTGGCTTGGGTCCCAACACGGACCCTCGCATGATCCAGGCCATCACCCAGACGATGATTGGAGAGTACCTGTGGAAGTACACGCGCAAGGCCGGCCGTGGTGAGATGTCTGAGAACCGTCACCGGAGGTACTTCTGGGTGCACCCGTACACGCGCACTCTGTACTGGAGCGACCGGGACCCATCATCTGCCGGGCGTCATGAGCTTCGTGCCAAGAGTGTTCCTATTGAGGCCGTACGCGTCGTAGCGGATGACAACCCGATGCCCCCCGGGCTGCACAGGAAGAGCTTGGTCATCGTGTCGCCTGGCCGAACCATCAAGTTCACCTGCACGACTGGTCAACGACATGAGACATGGTTCAACGCCCTGTCTTACCTTCTCCTTAGGACGTCGAACGATGGCCAGTCGGATGCCGAAGAGATGGCTGGCCACATTACAAGTGCCGATGTTGACGAATTCAACCCAAGCTATGGCAAGCGGATGCCCCATGGCACTCGCGGTGCTCCTTCTCTGTCCTCGTACAATTCCCGAACAGTACGGGAGTCGCCAACCATGGACCACTACCTCAATGTTCCCACTCTCACCCCGTCTCGCTCCAAGAtttctcagcagcagcagcagcagcagcagcagcaaccaccgcAAGCGGCGCGGTCATCTGGAACGCTGAGCCGCATCAGCGGATACTGGAAAGACAGCAAAGTCTTGGGCGGGACATTTGGCAGCTTGAGGAGCAGAAGTGTTTCGGGGCGCGATACCGCACAGAGCATGTATGAATCTAGTGAAGTGCAGGATAGTGCGGAGGATCTCAGACAGATCATCGAGCAACAAGATCGCGAAGCGGATCGGTTGGAGAATGTTCGGGCGTGTTGTGATGGTAAGTCGATGAGTTGA